A genomic segment from Oncorhynchus keta strain PuntledgeMale-10-30-2019 chromosome 7, Oket_V2, whole genome shotgun sequence encodes:
- the LOC118386400 gene encoding trace amine-associated receptor 13c-like — translation MEKHEDVQYCFQDRNSSCRKALLSTSIYITLYIFCSLISAVTVFLNILVIISISHFKQLHTPTNLLILSLAVSDLLVGLIVIPATTVAIMEPCWGFGEYFCVFEFYIAYLCTSLSLGNLVLISIDRYVAVCDPLLYHSKITIARIMCCISISWCCCIIYDAAIIKIFVNVQVSSRCLKECFIVKGLNWVNIIGLVFTMAVPCSIILTLYMKIFVVARSQARKVFSKEAACVFGVKTVRANKSERKATKTLAIVVFNYLICWIPSLFPFVFSFYFSDNLISFIISFLPLVNSLINPIIYAFFYPWFKVTCRHILTLKLRSS, via the coding sequence ATGGAGAAGCATGAAGATGTTCAATACTGTTTTCAAGACAGAAACTCTTCTTGCAGAAAGGCTTTGCTATCGACATCTATCTACATAACACTGTACATCTTCTGCTCATTGATTTCAGCAGTTACAGTATTTTTGAACATACTGGTGatcatctccatctctcacttCAAGCAGCTCCACACTCCAACCAACCTGCTcatcctctctctggctgtgtcaGATCTCCTGGTGGGACTGATTGTGATACCAGCAACGACTGTAGCAATAATGGAACCATGCTGGGGTTTTGGggaatatttctgtgtgtttgaatTCTACATCGCTTATTTATGTACTTCTTTATCTCTGGGCAATTTGGTCTTGATTTCTATTGACCGCTATGTTGCTGTGTGTGATCCCTTATTGTACCACtctaaaataacaatagcaagaatAATGTGTTGTATATCCATTTCCTGGTGTTGTTGTATCATATACGATGCTGCTATTATAAAAATATTTGTAAATGTACAGGTATCCAGTAGATGTTTGAAAGAATGTTTTATTGTGAAAGGGTTAAATTGGGTTAATATAATTGGCCTTGTATTTACAATGGCTGTTCCATGCTCTATTATTTTAACACTTTATATGAAAATCTTTGTGGTGGCCAGATCACAGGCCAGAAAGGTATTTTCAAAAGAGGCTGCCTGTGTGTTTGGTGTTAAAACTGTACGGGCAAATAAGTCTGAGAGAAAAGCAACAAAAACCCTAGCAATTGTTGTTTTCAACTATCTCATTTGTTGGATTCCATCTCTATTTCCTTTTGTTTTTTCCTTTTATTTTAGTGACAATTTGATATCATTTATCATCAGCTTTCTGCCACTTGTTAATTCCTTAATTAATCCAATAATTTATGCTTTCTTTTATCCATGGTTCAAAGTGACATGTAGACATATTTTAACTCTGAAGTTAAGGAGTTCATAG